The following are encoded in a window of Ruminiclostridium herbifermentans genomic DNA:
- a CDS encoding CPBP family intramembrane glutamic endopeptidase: MKYLKSFGLVILYILIHIAVMKSMEFTFYHSSLWEIESFREVIGENPHLPLMATYLISILIYILITKPIKNKSILEYIRFKKISFKDTLIAIYIGLGALIFNTSIINISFIDKAFPQFDNLLSFNYESSSLIIGILTAVIIGPLLEEFLFRGLIFNELKESIPLIPSVLISSLLYGVIFMDIPLMTFCFVAALLYTFVYIQVNSLLAVYVIDIVATLGVLVSRRLGIESVISDVGDIYMIPVFLFSIVMIVSGCYYLWKQKSQMTNTIDRSQDISVN; encoded by the coding sequence ATGAAGTATTTAAAATCTTTTGGCTTAGTAATCTTATACATACTGATACATATTGCTGTAATGAAATCAATGGAGTTTACATTTTATCATTCTTCCCTTTGGGAGATTGAATCATTTAGAGAAGTAATCGGGGAAAATCCGCATTTACCTTTAATGGCTACATATTTAATTTCCATTTTAATTTATATATTAATAACTAAACCAATTAAAAATAAAAGTATTTTAGAGTATATAAGATTCAAAAAAATAAGCTTTAAGGATACTTTAATAGCTATTTATATTGGATTAGGTGCATTAATTTTTAATACTTCTATAATAAACATATCATTTATAGATAAAGCTTTTCCTCAATTTGATAATTTACTATCCTTTAACTATGAAAGCAGTTCTTTAATTATCGGTATTTTAACGGCAGTAATCATCGGACCACTTCTTGAAGAGTTCTTATTTAGAGGATTAATCTTTAATGAACTCAAAGAATCAATTCCATTAATACCATCTGTATTGATATCTTCACTTTTATACGGTGTAATATTCATGGATATTCCACTTATGACTTTCTGTTTTGTAGCCGCTCTATTGTATACTTTTGTTTATATTCAAGTAAACTCACTACTTGCAGTATATGTGATTGATATTGTTGCAACCTTGGGAGTGCTTGTTTCTAGAAGGCTAGGTATCGAGAGTGTTATAAGTGATGTCGGAGATATTTATATGATTCCGGTATTCCTATTTAGTATTGTTATGATAGTAAGTGGTTGCTATTATCTTTGGAAACAAAAGTCTCAAATGACTAATACAATTGACAGAAGCCAAGACATATCAGTAAATTAA
- a CDS encoding CPBP family intramembrane glutamic endopeptidase — MKKFCKMLGLNLLYILAYFAIFKSVVYLWYDVLKNNAIIGEWVSENQLGLVVLNDVCAIPIFAVLIYLVKKQSILEVTQVKRINIRSAALSTLTGIGMGIFLVNFLGLTFIKQISKFSELIEYIYDSNLLVFAGFVIIGTFFKEMLFRGLIFNELSKAMPLIFAILLDAIIYGALFFNFDPPLTIFGILGNIVVILVYFTTKTLWAPYIAQATNNICVYFILNVSGDFFEGFRVLGLILSTAIIGIALFLLYSNKQRSNFIQDSKSLTN; from the coding sequence ATGAAAAAATTCTGTAAGATGTTGGGTTTGAATTTACTTTACATACTTGCTTACTTTGCGATTTTCAAATCCGTAGTTTATTTATGGTATGATGTGTTGAAGAATAATGCTATAATTGGTGAATGGGTTAGCGAAAATCAACTAGGGCTTGTAGTTTTAAATGATGTATGTGCAATTCCAATATTTGCAGTATTAATTTATTTGGTAAAAAAGCAGAGTATTTTAGAGGTTACACAGGTTAAACGCATAAACATCCGTAGTGCTGCTTTAAGTACTTTAACAGGTATTGGAATGGGAATATTTCTAGTTAATTTTTTAGGTCTTACCTTCATAAAGCAAATTTCTAAATTCAGCGAATTAATAGAATATATTTATGACAGTAACCTGCTGGTTTTCGCAGGATTTGTTATAATAGGCACATTCTTTAAAGAAATGTTGTTTAGAGGTCTTATTTTTAATGAATTGTCAAAAGCAATGCCATTAATATTTGCAATTCTATTAGATGCAATAATATATGGTGCTTTATTCTTTAATTTCGACCCACCTTTAACGATATTTGGAATACTAGGAAACATAGTAGTTATTCTCGTATATTTCACAACCAAAACCCTTTGGGCTCCTTATATCGCTCAGGCTACAAATAACATATGTGTATACTTCATTTTAAATGTTTCAGGAGACTTTTTTGAAGGATTTAGAGTGCTTGGACTTATTTTAAGTACCGCTATTATAGGTATTGCTCTATTTTTATTATACAGCAATAAACAAAGAAGTAATTTCATACAAGATTCTAAATCGTTAACTAATTAA